One region of Parambassis ranga chromosome 21, fParRan2.1, whole genome shotgun sequence genomic DNA includes:
- the LOC114426622 gene encoding olfactory receptor 6N2-like yields MDKNLNETFITLGGYVEVSKYRYLYFMIMFTAYVLTLCSNCTIVCLIVIHKNLHEPMYVFIAALLINSVLSSTLIYPKLLLDFLSETQVISYSACLFHWFAYYTLSVSEFLLLAAMAYDRYVSICKPLQYPVIMRKTKVNIILVLAWFVPFCQTVVPPIILINKKLCNFTLKGILCNSTIHKLHCVTTVAITIYGLFIFVNLAILPLLFILFTYMKILVIVYRSCREVRRKAAQTCLPHLIVLINFFCLFTVDILLLRLETEFPTTVLFVMTLQMILYHPLFNPIIYGLKMKKINKHLLRLFSK; encoded by the coding sequence ATGGATAAGAATctaaatgaaacatttataaCTCTTGGTGGATATGTGGAAGTGAGCAAGTACAGATATCTTTATTTCATGATCATGTTTACAGCATATGTTCTAACACTGTGCAGTAATTGTACTATTGTGTGTCTGATCGTGATTCACAAAAACCTCCATGAGccgatgtatgtttttattgctgctctGTTAATCAACTCTGTTCTCTCCAGCACTCTGATTTACCCAAAGCTTCTTCTTGACTTTTTATCTGAAACACAGGTCATATCTTATTCAGCTTGTCTCTTTCACTGGTTTGCATATTacactctgtctgtctcagagtTCTTACTGTTGGCAGCTATGGCCTATGACAGATATGTATCTATATGTAAACCTCTGCAATATCCAGTTATCATGAGAAAAACAAAGGTCAATATTATCCTGGTTTTAGCTTGGTTTGTGCCTTTTTGTCAAACTGTAGTCCCTCCTATAATACTTATCAATAAAAAGCTCTGTAATTTCACTTTAAAGGGAATACTGTGTAACAGCACAATTCACAAACTTCACTGTGTCACTACAGTTGCCATAACCATATACGGTTTGTTTATATTTGTCAATCTTGCTattctccctctgctcttcatATTGTTTACATACATGAAGATACTTGTTATAGTGTATAGAAGTTGTAGAGAAGTCAGGAGaaaagctgcacagacctgTTTACCTCACTTGATAGTTTTaatcaactttttttgtttatttactgttgATATACTTCTTCTTCGACTGGAGACTGAATTTCCAACAACTGTTCTTTTCGTAATGACATTACAAATGATCTTGTATCATCCTCTCTTTAATCCAATCATATATGGactgaaaatgaagaaaatcaataaacatctgttgagGTTGTTCAGTAAATAG
- the LOC114426144 gene encoding olfactory receptor 6N2-like, protein METKLNETYINLGGYVEVNKYRYLYFMIMFTAYVLTLCSNCTIVCLIVIHKNLHEPMYVFIAALLINSVLSSTLIYPKLLLDFLSETQVISYSACLFQWSGYYCLAGSEFLLLSAMAYDRYVSICKPLQYPVIMRKTKVNIILVLAWFVPFCHSVVPPIILVNQKLCNFTLKGILCNSTIHNLHCVTTVAITIYGLFMFADLGILPLLFILFTYIKILVIVYRSCREVRRKAAQTCLPHLIVLINFFCLLAFDILLLRLETDFPTIVRFLITLQMILYNPLFNPIIYGLKMKEINKHLLRLFSK, encoded by the coding sequence ATGGAAACTAAACTAAATGAAACATATATAAATCTTGGTGGATATGTGGAAGTGAACAAGTACAGATATCTTTATTTCATGATCATGTTTACAGCATATGTTCTAACACTGTGCAGTAACTGTACTATTGTGTGTCTGATCGTGATTCACAAAAACCTCCATGAGccgatgtatgtttttattgctgctctGTTAATCAACTCTGTTCTCTCCAGCACTCTGATTTACCCAAAGCTTCTTCTTGACTTTTTATCTGAAACACAGGTCATATCTTATTCAGCTTGTCTTTTTCAATGGTCTGGATATTACTGTCTAGCTGGCTCAGAGTTCTTACTGTTGTCAGCTATGGCCTATGACAGATATGTATCTATATGTAAACCTCTGCAATATCCAGTTATCATGAGAAAAACAAAGGTCAATATTATCCTTGTTTTAGCTTGGTTTGTGCCTTTTTGTCACAGTGTAGTCCCTCCTATAATACTTGTCAATCAAAAGCTCTGTAATTTCACTTTAAAGGGAATACTGTGCAACAGCACAATTCACAATCTACACTGTGTCACTACAGTTGCCATAACCATATACGGTTTGTTTATGTTTGCCGATCTTGGTattctccctctgctcttcatATTGTTCACATACATTAAGATACTAGTTATAGTGTATAGAAGTTGTAGAGAAGTCAGGAGaaaagctgcacagacctgTTTACCACATTTGATAGTTTTaatcaactttttttgtttacttgcttTTGATATACTTCTTCTTCGACTGGAGACTGACTTTCCAACAATTGTGCgttttttaataacattacAAATGATCTTGTATAATCCTCTCTTTAATCCAATCATATATGGACTGAAAATGAAGGAAatcaataaacatctgttgagGTTGTTTAGTAAATAG
- the LOC114426557 gene encoding olfactory receptor 6N2-like, producing the protein MDKKLNETYINLGGYVEVNKYRYLYFIIMFTAYVLTLCSNCTIVCLIVIHKNLHEPMYVFIAALLINSVLYSTLIYPKLLLDFLSETQVISYSACVFQWFAYYTLAGSEFLLLAAMAYDRYVSICKPLQYPVIMRKTKVNIILVLAWFVPFCQTVVPPIILISKKLCNFTLKGILCNSTIHKLHCVTTVAITIYGLIIFVNLAILPLLFILFTYINILVIVYRSCREVRRKAAQTCLPHLIVLINFFCLIAVDVLLLRLETEFPTTVLFVMTLQMILYHPLFNPIIYGLKMKEINKHLLRLFSK; encoded by the coding sequence ATGGATAAGAAACTAAATGAAACATATATAAATCTTGGTGGATATGTGGAAGTGAACAAGTACAGATATCTTTATTTCATCATCATGTTTACAGCATATGTTCTAACACTGTGCAGTAATTGTACTATTGTGTGTCTGATCGTGATTCACAAAAACCTCCATGAGccgatgtatgtttttattgctgctctGTTAATCAACTCTGTTCTCTACAGCACTCTGATTTACCCAAAGCTTCTTCTTGACTTTTTATCTGAAACACAGGTCATATCTTattcagcctgtgtgtttcagtggttTGCATATTACACTCTGGCTGGCTCAGAGTTCTTACTGTTGGCAGCTATGGCCTATGACAGATATGTATCTATATGTAAACCTCTGCAATATCCAGTTATCATGAGAAAAACAAAGGTCAATATTATCCTTGTTTTAGCTTGGTTTGTGCCTTTTTGTCAAACTGTAGTCCCTCCTATAATACTTATCAGTAAAAAGCTCTGTAATTTCACTTTAAAGGGAATACTGTGCAACAGCACAATTCACAAACTTCACTGTGTCACTACAGTTGCCATAACCATATACGGGTTGATTATATTTGTCAATCTTGCTATTCTCCCTCTGCTATTCATATTGTTTACATACATTAACATACTTGTTATAGTGTATAGAAGTTGTAGAGAAGTCAGGAGaaaagctgcacagacctgTTTACCTCACTTGATAGTTTTaatcaactttttttgtttaattgctGTTGATGTACTTCTTCTTCGACTGGAGACTGAATTTCCAACAACTGTGCTTTTCGTAATGACATTACAAATGATCTTGTATCATCCTCTCTTTAATCCAATCATATATGGACTGAAAATGAAGGAAatcaataaacatctgttgagGTTGTTCAGTAAATAG